GGAGCGGTCGGCGTTGAAGATACACAGCGCGCTGACGCTGTCGTCGACTTTCGATTCGCGGCCCTGAGCGCCCTGGGAAATCTTCTCCAGCGCGCGGGCGAGCGGGTCGCCGCTGCCGATGTACTGGCGGGCATCGTCGTCGGCGACGTACTCGCGGTACCGCGAGATGGCGAGCACGAAGACCATCACGAGCATCTGGGCGATGTTCGAGATCATCATGCCGACGAAGATGCTGCCGATGTTGCGGTCGTCGCCCATCATGTAGATCATGTAGGCGACCCAGCCGACCATCATCCCGATGGACTGGCCCAGCACCATCGTGACGACGTCGCGGTTCTTGATGTGGGCCAACTCGTGGGCGATGACGCCCTCGAGTTCGTCCCGCTGAAGCAGCCGGATGAGCTCTGTCGAGACGACGACGATGCCGTTGCCCTTCCGGCCGGTCGCGAAGGCGTTCGGCACGCCCATGTCCATGACCATCAGTTTGGGCTTGTCGATGCCCATGTCCCGGCAGAGCGACTCGGTCATCTGATGAACGTCCCGGTACTGGCCCTCCTCGGGCATCTCCTCCGCACCCCTGGTCGCGGACCAGGTGCCGATCTTGTACTGGATGAACGGCAGCGCGATCAGCCCGAGCAGGACCAGCGGCCAGGCGCCGGTCCCGAACATCGCCAGGCCGAAGGCGCCGACGAACATGTAGAAGGCGAATAGGATCGAGCCGACGATCGCCATCCGCACTTTTAGTCCGAAATCTGTCATGGTAACCGGTAAGTCGTCGTCCGGGATAAATTTCGCGGAATTTCATGCGATCGACTAGCACAACTTGGCCGACCGGTTCGATAGAAGACACAACGGATAAGTCGGTTCGGTACCGTTGCACGGACATGCGTCGCGTCGCTCGTCCGACCGCTGGTTCCGTCGCGAGCGGCGTCTGCCCTCGTTTTACTAAACGCAAACGTGCGTGAGAGTGCTCGCGGCGGGCGTGGCACCCCCGTCCCGGGCACGGTTCGACCGCGCACGGCCGTCACCGATTACCGACCACCTGCGGCCGATCGGAACCGACACACCCTACCGATCGGAGCCTGACACACGACCCATAGAACCCACCAATCGACCATGACAGACATCGACCTTTCGGGCGTCTTCCCGGCGATGTGTACGCCCTTCGACGAGGACGAACGGATCGACTTCGAAACACTCCAGCGAGATGCCCAGCGGCTCGAGACCGCGGGCGTCGACGGGCTCGTCCCCGTCGGCTCGACCGGCGAATCGGCGACGCTGACCCACGACGAGCACGTCCGCGTCGTCGAGGCGGTCATCGAGGCCGTCGACGACGTCCCCGTCATCGCGGGCACCGGCTCGAACAACACCCGCGAGGCGCTCGAACTCTCGGAGCGGGCCGCCGACGCCGGCGCCGACGGCCTGTTGCTCATCTCGCCGTACTACAACAAGCCCGAACAGCGGGGGCTGATCGAGCACTACCGGACGATCGCCGACGCCGTTGACCTCCCGCAGATCGTCTACAACGTCCCCTCGCGGACGGGCCGGAACATCGAGCCCGACACCGCCGCCGAACTGGCGCGCCACGAGAACATCACGGGCTTCAAGGCCGCCAGCGGCGATCTGGGCCAGATCGGCGAGATCGTCGAGCGCACGGCCGACGAGGACTTCGCGGTCCTCTCGGGCGACGATGCGCTCACGCTGCCGATCCTCTCGGTCGGCGGCTCCGGGACGATCAGCGTCGCGGCGAACATCGAACCCGAGCGGACCTGCGCGATGGTCGGCGCGGCGCTGGACGGCGACTACGAGCGCGCCCGCGGGATCCACCACGAACTCGGCCCGCTGTTCCGCGAACTGTTCGTCGAGACCAACCCGATCCCGGTCAAGGAAGCGATGGCAATCCGCGGCTACGGACCCGCCAGGCTGCGCTCGCCGCTGACCAGACTCGCCGAGGAATACCGCGACGACCTCGAGGCCGTCCTCGACGACCTCGAGCGCGAGCGGACGGAAGTCGCCGACGCGACGGAGGGCGATCGATGACGGTCCGGCTGGGCGTCACCGGCGCGACCGGCCGCATGGGCTGGGAAGTGCTCGCCGCCGCGACCGATCGGGCGGACTGCGAGGTCGTTTTCGCGGTCAACCGCGAGCCGGACGGCGAGACCGTCGCAGACGTCGAGATCGAGCCCGCAGCTGAGTTCGACGCGCTGGTCGTCGACCGCGAACCGAGTGCGGTGATCGACTTCACCGGGCCGGAGTCCGCCGTCGACTACGTCGAAGCCTGCGCCGACGCCGACGTTCCGTTCGTCACCGGCACGACCGGATTTGACGACGACCAGCGCGGGGCGCTCGAGGCCGCCAGCGAGGAGATTCCCGTGCTCCACGCGCCAAACTTCGCCCGCGGCGTCCAGGCGCTCGTGAACGTCGTCGGCGAGGCGGTGCAGAATCTTCCGGGGTACGACGTCGAACTGGTCGAGACCCACCACAACGCCAAGCGCGACGCCCCCAGCGGCACCGCCAACCGGCTGCTCGAGGAGATCGAAGCGAACGGCGACTTCGGCGAGCGCACGCACGGCCGCGAGGGCGAGGCCCCCCGCGAGGAAAGTGAGATCGGCGTCCACGCGCTGCGCGCGGGCGACATCACGGGTGAACACGAGATCGTCCTCGCGGGCAACCACGAGGAGGTCCGGCTCACCCACCGCGCGGAGGACCGCGGCGTCTTCGCCGCCGGCGCGGTCGACGCCGCGACGTGGATCGCTGGACAAAAGGCGGGTTGGTACGACTTCGCGGACGTGATCAGCGAATGAGCGCACTCGAGAGCGAAATCGGCGAGCTGTGGGAGCGCAAGCAGAACGGTGACGTCAGCGCGGCGACGGCGGGCGAAGACGAGTTCGCCACCCTCGAAGCCTTCCTCGAGGCCCTCGAGGACGGCGAGATCCGCGCCGCCGAGAAGCGCGGCAGCGCCGAGCAGAGCTCGGCTGGCTCCCGGACGTCGTCCGGGAACGACGAGTGGGTGGTCAACGAGTGGGTCAAGCAGGGCATCCTGCTGAACTTCGGCCTGCGGGAGAACCAGGCGTACGACTACGGCGGCGTCGACCACTACGACGTGCTGCCGCTGCGCGAGACCGAGGATCTCGGCGCCCGCGGAACCCGGAACACGCCCGACGGGACGACGATCCGCCGCGGGGCCTACCTCGGCTCGGACTGCATCATGATGAGCCCGAGCTTCGTCAACATCGGCGCTCACGTCGGCGACGGCACGCTCGTCGACTCCTGTGACACGGTCGGCTCCTGCGCCCAGATCGGCGAGAACGTCAAGCTCGGCGCGAACACCCTCATCGGCGGCGTGCTCGAACCCGTCGAGAACGCGCCGGTCATCGTCGAAGACAACGTCTCGCTGGGCGCCGGCTGTCGGGTCACCAGCGGCTTCGTCGTCGGCGAGAACAGCGTCGTCGGCGAAAACACGCTCCTGACGCCCCGAATTCCGGTCTACGACCTCGTCGAGGAAGAAGTACTGTACGGCGAACTGCCAGCGAACCGCCGCGCATTTACCCGCTTCGTCGAGTCCTCGGTCAGCGACCACGACCTCTTCGAGGGCGGCGCCTACAAGCCCGCCGTCGTCGCGACCGACCTCGAGACGGAGACCCTCGAGGCGACCGAGCGCGAGGACGCGCTACGGGAGTAAGCGGCTCGGTTTTCGCGTTCGTATTTTCGCTATCCGCGGGGATCGTCCTCGCCGTC
This window of the Natrinema salifodinae genome carries:
- a CDS encoding M48 family metallopeptidase encodes the protein MTDFGLKVRMAIVGSILFAFYMFVGAFGLAMFGTGAWPLVLLGLIALPFIQYKIGTWSATRGAEEMPEEGQYRDVHQMTESLCRDMGIDKPKLMVMDMGVPNAFATGRKGNGIVVVSTELIRLLQRDELEGVIAHELAHIKNRDVVTMVLGQSIGMMVGWVAYMIYMMGDDRNIGSIFVGMMISNIAQMLVMVFVLAISRYREYVADDDARQYIGSGDPLARALEKISQGAQGRESKVDDSVSALCIFNADRSLLQKLFATHPPTEKRIQKLRS
- the dapA gene encoding 4-hydroxy-tetrahydrodipicolinate synthase, with the translated sequence MTDIDLSGVFPAMCTPFDEDERIDFETLQRDAQRLETAGVDGLVPVGSTGESATLTHDEHVRVVEAVIEAVDDVPVIAGTGSNNTREALELSERAADAGADGLLLISPYYNKPEQRGLIEHYRTIADAVDLPQIVYNVPSRTGRNIEPDTAAELARHENITGFKAASGDLGQIGEIVERTADEDFAVLSGDDALTLPILSVGGSGTISVAANIEPERTCAMVGAALDGDYERARGIHHELGPLFRELFVETNPIPVKEAMAIRGYGPARLRSPLTRLAEEYRDDLEAVLDDLERERTEVADATEGDR
- the dapB gene encoding 4-hydroxy-tetrahydrodipicolinate reductase, coding for MTVRLGVTGATGRMGWEVLAAATDRADCEVVFAVNREPDGETVADVEIEPAAEFDALVVDREPSAVIDFTGPESAVDYVEACADADVPFVTGTTGFDDDQRGALEAASEEIPVLHAPNFARGVQALVNVVGEAVQNLPGYDVELVETHHNAKRDAPSGTANRLLEEIEANGDFGERTHGREGEAPREESEIGVHALRAGDITGEHEIVLAGNHEEVRLTHRAEDRGVFAAGAVDAATWIAGQKAGWYDFADVISE
- a CDS encoding 2,3,4,5-tetrahydropyridine-2,6-dicarboxylate N-succinyltransferase; this encodes MSALESEIGELWERKQNGDVSAATAGEDEFATLEAFLEALEDGEIRAAEKRGSAEQSSAGSRTSSGNDEWVVNEWVKQGILLNFGLRENQAYDYGGVDHYDVLPLRETEDLGARGTRNTPDGTTIRRGAYLGSDCIMMSPSFVNIGAHVGDGTLVDSCDTVGSCAQIGENVKLGANTLIGGVLEPVENAPVIVEDNVSLGAGCRVTSGFVVGENSVVGENTLLTPRIPVYDLVEEEVLYGELPANRRAFTRFVESSVSDHDLFEGGAYKPAVVATDLETETLEATEREDALRE